A single Corynebacterium resistens DSM 45100 DNA region contains:
- the sepH gene encoding septation protein SepH → MQELKLVVAESDASSLVLRVTEPQDSTDSTSSEATAPEGRTSEQEFFLPVTDDLRQVLAGQTSAGTPSEAATPSDAAVDSASVDSSADAATNPSPLSTALGSLTATPSSTEHSAAGTDEKGADNAPGPDSEAESSDRTTENDQGDDDGVGEAKVAGFGKFGRTSQRPHRTKISITPRAIQDRVRHGASIEELAEEADTDPSRIEPYAWPILQERARMADLAHSAHPVSSDGPAKNTLWEVLATSLAARGESLSECEWDAYLNEAKQWIVTVSWNKVAAGQTATHVAEFLLQQQQPGPSLAQPINSIAGDLVDPRYGQAPRRVAAVTPLRWNDDPGAGGDNFVTEADQGEFGSANYGHDEQPDGQRAAQDDRFAGRAHPAGREGAERRDPDEDFLLHPDQDDRPKRRRKAVTPHWEDVLLGVRTNPRKKR, encoded by the coding sequence GTGCAAGAACTGAAGCTGGTCGTCGCAGAAAGTGACGCATCTTCGCTGGTTCTGCGCGTCACCGAACCGCAGGATTCCACAGATTCCACTTCTTCCGAAGCCACTGCCCCCGAAGGCCGCACTTCGGAACAGGAATTCTTCCTGCCCGTCACAGACGATCTACGACAGGTCCTCGCAGGCCAGACCTCCGCTGGAACCCCTTCTGAAGCCGCTACTCCTTCCGATGCTGCGGTTGATTCTGCTTCTGTCGACTCTTCTGCCGACGCCGCCACGAACCCCTCACCATTGAGCACAGCTTTGGGCTCGCTCACCGCGACTCCGAGCTCAACGGAGCATTCAGCAGCAGGTACCGACGAGAAAGGCGCGGACAACGCCCCCGGGCCCGACTCCGAAGCCGAGTCCAGCGATAGAACGACTGAAAACGACCAAGGGGATGATGATGGCGTCGGTGAGGCAAAGGTAGCTGGATTCGGCAAGTTTGGTCGCACGTCCCAGCGCCCCCACCGCACAAAGATTTCCATCACACCTCGAGCTATCCAAGACCGCGTGCGCCACGGCGCCAGCATCGAGGAATTGGCGGAAGAAGCCGATACCGATCCTTCGCGGATCGAGCCCTATGCGTGGCCGATCTTGCAAGAACGCGCGCGCATGGCAGATCTCGCGCATTCTGCGCACCCTGTGAGCTCAGACGGGCCAGCGAAAAACACCCTGTGGGAAGTGCTTGCCACATCATTGGCCGCGCGGGGCGAATCCCTTTCGGAGTGCGAGTGGGATGCGTACCTCAACGAGGCCAAGCAATGGATCGTGACAGTCAGCTGGAACAAGGTAGCTGCCGGCCAAACAGCTACTCACGTTGCAGAATTCCTGTTGCAACAACAGCAACCGGGCCCCAGCTTGGCACAACCCATCAACAGCATTGCAGGTGACCTAGTGGACCCACGCTACGGTCAAGCGCCCCGGCGCGTTGCTGCAGTTACCCCACTGCGTTGGAATGATGATCCAGGTGCGGGCGGGGACAACTTTGTCACGGAAGCTGATCAGGGGGAATTCGGTTCCGCCAACTACGGCCACGATGAACAGCCAGATGGTCAGCGTGCTGCGCAAGATGACCGCTTTGCCGGCCGAGCGCACCCAGCGGGTCGGGAAGGTGCCGAGCGTAGAGATCCCGATGAAGATTTCCTCCTGCACCCTGACCAAGACGACCGCCCGAAGCGTCGCCGCAAGGCCGTCACACCCCATTGGGAAGACGTGCTATTGGGCGTGCGCACCAACCCACGCAAGAAAAGGTAA
- the serC gene encoding phosphoserine transaminase, with protein MTSNELPTIPAELIPSDGRFGCGPSKVRPAQLEAISDGAAILGTSHRQAGVKDVVGSVREGLAELFQLPSGYEIILSLGGATAFWDAASFGLIRNKSAHLTYGEFSGKFATVSKKAPWLDEPQVVSAEPGTAPSPSELDGTDADLVGWAHNETSTGAMVPVARPNTDALVAIDATSGAGGLDVDLNQADVYYFSPQKCFASDGGLWLAAFSPAALDRVEEIAATDRYIPAFLDLKTAVDNSRKNQTYNTPAVGTLLMLDNQVQWMNANGGLAGMVQRTTESSSALYSWADARPEATPFVQDPAARSLVVGTIDFSEDIDAAAIAKILRANGVLDTEPYRKLGRNQLRIGMFPAIDPEDVQKLTKAIDYILDHGYAKKA; from the coding sequence ATGACTTCTAATGAACTGCCCACCATTCCAGCGGAATTGATCCCATCCGATGGACGCTTCGGTTGCGGCCCATCCAAGGTCCGCCCCGCTCAGCTGGAAGCCATTTCCGATGGCGCCGCCATTCTGGGCACCTCCCACCGCCAGGCTGGCGTGAAGGACGTAGTTGGATCGGTGCGCGAGGGTTTGGCTGAACTTTTCCAGCTTCCATCCGGCTACGAAATCATCCTGTCCTTGGGTGGCGCCACCGCTTTCTGGGATGCCGCTTCGTTCGGCCTTATCCGCAACAAGTCCGCGCACCTGACATACGGCGAGTTCTCCGGCAAGTTCGCCACCGTGTCGAAAAAGGCTCCATGGTTGGACGAGCCGCAGGTTGTCAGCGCGGAACCTGGTACTGCTCCATCCCCTAGCGAGCTCGATGGAACCGATGCCGATCTCGTCGGCTGGGCTCACAATGAGACCTCCACTGGCGCGATGGTACCGGTCGCCCGCCCCAACACAGATGCACTCGTTGCTATCGACGCCACCTCGGGCGCCGGTGGCCTCGATGTCGATTTGAATCAAGCTGATGTCTACTACTTCAGCCCGCAGAAGTGCTTCGCCTCCGATGGTGGCCTATGGCTGGCGGCGTTTTCCCCTGCCGCGCTGGACCGCGTTGAGGAGATCGCTGCGACGGATCGCTATATTCCTGCATTCCTCGATCTCAAGACTGCCGTAGACAACTCCCGCAAGAATCAGACTTACAACACCCCTGCTGTAGGCACGCTGCTCATGTTGGACAACCAAGTGCAGTGGATGAACGCAAATGGTGGCCTGGCTGGCATGGTTCAGCGCACCACAGAATCGTCTTCCGCATTGTACAGCTGGGCAGATGCCCGCCCAGAAGCTACGCCATTCGTGCAAGATCCAGCCGCGCGGTCCCTGGTTGTGGGCACCATTGACTTCTCCGAGGACATTGACGCCGCCGCAATCGCTAAGATCCTGCGCGCCAACGGTGTGCTGGATACGGAACCATACCGCAAGCTCGGCCGTAACCAACTTCGCATCGGCATGTTCCCCGCCATCGACCCAGAAGACGTCCAAAAGCTCACTAAGGCTATTGACTACATCTTGGATCACGGTTACGCCAAGAAGGCCTAG
- a CDS encoding citrate synthase, with protein MATDNQDKAVLHYPGGEYEMDIVRATEGNDGIALGKMLAETGMTTLDPGYMNTGSTESAITYIDGANGILRYRGYDIADLANNCTFNEVSYLLINGELPTAEEKDEFSERIRRHTLLDEDFKTSFRVFPRDAHPMSVLASSVNILSTYYQDDLDPLDKEKQKLNTYRLMAKVPMLAAYAYRASKGKPYMYPDNNLNARENFLRNMFGYPTEDFEVDPVVTKALDKLLILHADHEQNCSTSTVRMVGSAQANMFVSIAAGINALSGPLHGGANQAVLEMLEEIQKNGGDATEFMNRVKNKEPGVKLMGFGHRVYKNYDPRAAIVKESAHEILNHLGGDELLDLAMKLEEIALADDYFIERKLYPNVDFYTGLIYRAMGFPTDFFTVLFAMGRLPGWIAHYLEQVNDPKAKINRPRQIYTGPAERKL; from the coding sequence ATGGCTACCGATAATCAGGACAAGGCCGTACTCCACTACCCAGGTGGAGAGTACGAAATGGACATCGTCCGCGCGACCGAAGGTAACGACGGTATTGCGCTGGGCAAGATGCTGGCTGAAACCGGCATGACCACTCTGGATCCGGGCTACATGAACACCGGCTCTACCGAGTCCGCCATCACTTACATTGATGGCGCCAACGGCATCCTGCGCTACCGCGGTTACGACATCGCAGATCTGGCGAACAACTGCACCTTCAATGAGGTCTCCTACCTCCTCATCAACGGCGAACTGCCTACTGCTGAAGAGAAGGACGAGTTCTCTGAGCGCATTCGTCGTCACACCCTCCTGGATGAGGACTTCAAGACCTCCTTCCGCGTTTTCCCCCGCGATGCCCACCCAATGAGCGTGCTGGCTTCTTCTGTCAACATTCTTTCCACCTATTACCAGGACGACCTGGATCCGCTAGATAAGGAAAAGCAGAAGCTCAACACCTACCGCTTGATGGCGAAGGTGCCTATGCTGGCCGCTTACGCTTACCGTGCCTCCAAGGGCAAGCCTTACATGTATCCAGATAACAACCTGAACGCGCGCGAGAACTTCCTGCGCAACATGTTCGGCTACCCAACCGAGGACTTCGAAGTCGATCCTGTAGTCACCAAGGCTCTGGATAAGCTGCTTATCCTGCACGCTGATCACGAGCAGAACTGCTCCACCTCGACCGTACGCATGGTTGGTTCCGCACAGGCCAACATGTTCGTCTCCATTGCAGCTGGCATCAACGCTCTTTCTGGCCCACTGCACGGCGGAGCTAACCAGGCTGTTCTGGAGATGCTCGAGGAGATTCAGAAGAATGGTGGCGATGCCACCGAGTTCATGAACCGCGTGAAGAACAAGGAGCCAGGCGTTAAGCTGATGGGCTTCGGTCACCGCGTGTACAAGAACTACGATCCACGTGCAGCCATCGTGAAGGAATCTGCACATGAGATCCTGAACCACCTCGGTGGCGATGAGCTGCTGGATCTGGCTATGAAGCTGGAAGAGATCGCTCTGGCGGATGACTACTTCATCGAGCGCAAGCTGTACCCGAACGTGGACTTCTACACTGGCCTGATCTACCGCGCCATGGGCTTCCCGACGGACTTCTTCACCGTTCTGTTCGCGATGGGTCGCCTGCCAGGCTGGATCGCACACTACTTGGAGCAGGTCAACGATCCGAAGGCGAAGATCAACCGTCCTCGCCAGATCTACACCGGCCCAGCAGAGCGTAAGCTCTAA
- the fkpA gene encoding FKBP-type peptidyl-prolyl cis-trans isomerase FkpA, with translation MSKPHFEAQQGTAPHELVIEDINVGEGAEAVAGGMVEVHYVGFDFETGEEFDSSWDRGESIEFPLNGLIAGWQEGIPGMKVGGRRKLTIPPEMAYGPAGMGHPLSGRTLVFIIDLISAN, from the coding sequence ATGAGCAAGCCACATTTTGAGGCGCAGCAGGGTACCGCACCCCACGAACTCGTGATTGAGGACATCAACGTGGGCGAGGGGGCCGAGGCTGTCGCAGGTGGCATGGTTGAGGTTCACTATGTGGGCTTCGATTTTGAGACCGGTGAGGAATTCGATTCTTCGTGGGATCGAGGAGAATCCATCGAGTTCCCCCTCAACGGTTTGATCGCTGGATGGCAGGAAGGTATCCCGGGGATGAAAGTCGGTGGACGTCGTAAGCTAACGATTCCACCAGAGATGGCCTATGGACCAGCGGGCATGGGGCACCCACTGTCTGGGCGTACGCTCGTGTTCATCATTGATCTGATCAGCGCGAACTAA
- a CDS encoding ABC transporter permease, whose translation MSHPIDSMDSNPADAPQRTSSPSTDHSPSAEAKDYNSAQIIRTVAKREFELASRNKAILTTIAIFMILVVGGLTLLSIFGNKEDEATKLGLVGVEKQVFDATLTASQRFPGSNPSGSAAAGNDSPAGEQSTAPTGGDPAKSPAIETTAIASAEEAQQKVKDKDLDGALIKTDKGYELLTKDGDKQELFGQVSGTITAMGQKEAFDKLGVTAQQFGAAMPDTNVKQKAVGKDSAEINMPAVLTVLGGVSIMSFFIITFAATLGGRVTEEKSSRVVEIILASVRPLDFLAGKLLGNTLFGLLATAALLIIGFIGVQFTGLLDGIEFDVASIPLMLLAFIIGMLLFGSLYSAAGAMVSRTEDLQSTQGPIMILMLGMVYAPMFGFMKLDTTLMQVLAWVPPFSLTIAPLQMASGNMALWQVLIAFGIAVVATGAILALVARIYRRAILHNGTKLSWLKAIKA comes from the coding sequence ATGAGCCACCCCATCGACAGCATGGACAGCAACCCAGCCGATGCACCACAGCGCACCTCTTCCCCCTCCACAGATCATTCACCTTCAGCAGAAGCCAAAGACTACAACTCGGCGCAAATAATCCGAACCGTTGCGAAGCGTGAATTCGAACTAGCTTCACGCAACAAAGCCATCCTGACGACCATCGCGATCTTCATGATCTTGGTAGTCGGTGGACTCACGCTGCTATCCATCTTTGGCAATAAAGAAGACGAAGCAACCAAGCTCGGTCTTGTGGGCGTGGAGAAGCAGGTCTTTGACGCCACGCTGACCGCAAGCCAGCGCTTCCCAGGCTCGAACCCTTCCGGCAGCGCTGCCGCCGGCAATGATAGCCCAGCTGGAGAGCAATCTACCGCCCCGACCGGCGGGGATCCGGCGAAGTCCCCAGCGATTGAAACTACTGCCATCGCCTCGGCGGAAGAAGCCCAGCAAAAAGTCAAGGACAAGGATCTCGATGGTGCCCTCATCAAAACCGATAAGGGCTATGAACTGCTGACAAAAGATGGCGACAAGCAAGAGCTCTTCGGCCAAGTCTCTGGAACTATCACGGCCATGGGACAAAAGGAGGCCTTTGACAAACTTGGCGTCACCGCACAGCAATTCGGTGCAGCCATGCCTGATACCAACGTGAAGCAGAAGGCTGTTGGCAAGGATTCCGCAGAAATCAATATGCCCGCGGTACTGACGGTGTTGGGTGGCGTTTCCATCATGAGTTTCTTCATCATCACCTTTGCTGCCACCCTCGGCGGCAGGGTCACTGAGGAAAAGTCTTCCCGCGTGGTTGAAATCATTTTGGCCTCGGTTCGCCCCCTGGACTTCCTCGCGGGCAAGCTGTTGGGCAACACCCTGTTCGGTCTATTGGCCACGGCAGCACTATTGATCATCGGCTTCATTGGCGTGCAGTTCACTGGCCTTCTCGATGGCATCGAATTCGATGTCGCTAGCATCCCATTGATGTTGCTTGCCTTCATCATCGGAATGCTTCTATTCGGAAGCCTCTACTCTGCAGCTGGCGCAATGGTAAGCCGCACTGAAGACCTGCAGTCTACCCAGGGCCCCATCATGATTCTCATGCTGGGCATGGTCTACGCACCCATGTTTGGTTTCATGAAACTGGACACCACGTTGATGCAAGTCTTGGCGTGGGTTCCACCATTCAGCCTCACCATCGCGCCACTACAGATGGCCAGCGGCAACATGGCGCTGTGGCAGGTACTGATTGCTTTCGGTATCGCAGTGGTGGCTACCGGTGCGATCTTGGCCCTCGTCGCACGTATCTACCGCCGGGCGATCCTGCACAACGGCACCAAGTTGTCGTGGCTCAAGGCGATTAAGGCTTAG
- a CDS encoding helix-turn-helix transcriptional regulator, whose protein sequence is MSPKKKPTSPIHNRVKVLRIERDMSRAQLAQLIEVNPQTVGALERGDHSPSLDLAFRICEVFELPVEMVFSRREFQPMSTEIHRRDAL, encoded by the coding sequence ATGTCCCCAAAGAAGAAGCCCACTAGCCCGATTCACAATCGGGTGAAAGTGCTGCGTATCGAACGGGACATGTCGCGAGCACAACTCGCGCAATTGATTGAAGTAAACCCCCAAACCGTAGGGGCGCTAGAACGCGGCGACCACTCCCCAAGTTTGGACCTCGCATTTCGTATCTGCGAGGTTTTCGAACTTCCCGTGGAAATGGTTTTTAGTCGCCGAGAATTCCAACCCATGTCGACTGAAATCCATCGGAGGGATGCGCTATGA
- a CDS encoding aldo/keto reductase, whose translation MNTSEKTIELNDGNRIPQLGLGVWQLNDQDTYTSVRAAISAGYRHIDTAMIYGNEEAVGRAVADAIEAGDITREQLFITTKLWNSDQERAAEAIDESLGKLGLEYVDLYLMHWPCPDHGQYVGAYKDMVEIQRSGKAKSIGVCNFYQSALDEIIEATGHTPAVNQIEIHPGFSQTVQRSDNARRGIVTESWSPLGQGQNLKEPVIANIAARHNVSPAQVIIAWHIKRGDVVIPRSSNPQRVEENFQVWNIQLSEAEIEAINVMDHPDGRIGPDPHSFHAGTPAEKMDE comes from the coding sequence ATGAATACCTCTGAAAAGACGATTGAACTGAACGATGGAAACCGCATTCCCCAACTGGGATTGGGGGTATGGCAGTTAAATGATCAGGACACCTACACATCTGTTCGCGCGGCGATCAGCGCCGGGTACCGCCATATCGATACGGCAATGATTTATGGCAACGAGGAAGCAGTAGGGCGTGCAGTGGCCGATGCCATCGAAGCAGGGGACATCACGCGCGAGCAGTTGTTCATCACCACGAAGCTATGGAACTCCGACCAAGAACGGGCCGCTGAAGCGATCGATGAATCCCTGGGCAAGCTGGGGCTTGAATACGTAGACCTTTATCTGATGCATTGGCCTTGCCCGGATCACGGCCAATACGTAGGTGCCTACAAGGACATGGTTGAAATCCAGCGTTCGGGTAAAGCTAAAAGCATTGGGGTGTGCAACTTCTACCAGAGTGCCCTCGATGAAATTATTGAGGCGACGGGCCACACGCCAGCGGTGAACCAGATCGAGATCCACCCCGGTTTCAGCCAGACGGTTCAGCGCTCCGATAATGCTCGCAGGGGAATTGTCACGGAAAGCTGGTCCCCGCTGGGGCAGGGGCAAAACCTTAAGGAACCGGTCATTGCAAACATCGCCGCCCGGCACAACGTCAGCCCCGCCCAGGTCATTATCGCCTGGCACATCAAGCGCGGTGACGTAGTTATTCCTCGTTCTTCTAACCCTCAGCGGGTAGAGGAAAACTTCCAGGTATGGAACATCCAGCTTTCTGAAGCGGAGATTGAGGCGATCAATGTAATGGACCATCCGGATGGGCGAATTGGGCCAGATCCTCACTCCTTCCATGCTGGTACGCCAGCGGAAAAGATGGACGAGTAA
- a CDS encoding enoyl-CoA hydratase: MNQPSQTDTVLVEQRGVVTIITLNRPESRNALREQECLAMAEAVRVAGEPAGEDKANPDATAARAVLIRGEGPVFCAGADLKGAVYGDDFGGAITQMLQTIVRAPIPVIADIQGPAVGAGCQLALACDLRIFGDDAKVWIPAADHGLALDTWTHVRAKELLGGAVARNLFLGSASVGVEQAVALGFAVKRGDAAAALEFAEDVARKAPLTLAYSKAVLNHPDPHGDVELDAMFRGVWASEDVQEARRARAEKRAPRFHGR, from the coding sequence ATGAATCAGCCATCCCAGACCGATACTGTTCTCGTGGAGCAGCGGGGCGTCGTCACGATAATTACCCTGAACCGACCCGAAAGCCGCAATGCACTGCGGGAGCAAGAGTGCTTGGCGATGGCAGAGGCAGTCCGTGTTGCGGGGGAGCCGGCTGGGGAGGATAAGGCGAACCCTGATGCAACTGCGGCGCGGGCGGTACTCATTCGTGGCGAGGGGCCAGTATTTTGCGCGGGGGCGGACCTCAAGGGGGCGGTGTACGGCGATGATTTCGGCGGGGCGATCACGCAAATGCTGCAGACAATTGTGCGAGCTCCGATTCCTGTGATTGCTGATATTCAGGGGCCGGCTGTGGGTGCAGGTTGTCAGTTGGCTTTGGCGTGTGACTTGCGGATTTTTGGGGATGACGCCAAGGTCTGGATTCCCGCCGCTGACCATGGGCTGGCGCTGGATACGTGGACGCATGTGCGGGCGAAGGAATTGTTAGGCGGGGCTGTGGCTAGGAACCTGTTCCTGGGTTCGGCTTCCGTGGGGGTTGAGCAGGCGGTAGCGCTTGGTTTTGCAGTGAAGCGTGGTGACGCAGCTGCGGCGCTGGAATTCGCGGAAGATGTTGCCCGGAAGGCCCCGCTGACGCTGGCTTATAGCAAGGCGGTGCTGAACCACCCGGACCCCCACGGGGATGTGGAGTTGGATGCGATGTTCCGTGGTGTGTGGGCCAGCGAGGATGTGCAAGAAGCGCGCCGGGCGCGGGCGGAGAAACGCGCGCCGCGGTTCCAT